One Candidatus Zixiibacteriota bacterium genomic window carries:
- a CDS encoding PhoH family protein gives MNLETEERRSRTLAVEGIDQRLLFGQNDLFLRLIEARFASKIIARGDRITVEGTPQDVEQVVRLLGDLITRIKAGDFITEQYINYAISMVKENGQGPANDISTEALLTSALKKVIKPKTIGQTRYVEAVDRHDIVFSIGPAGTGKTYLAVAMAVAELKTKRVNRIVFCRPAVEAGESLGFLPGDIRAKVDPYLRPVYDALYDMMQPDKIAKLLEMGVIEIAPLAFMRGRTLNEAFVVLDEAQNTTNAQMKMFLTRIGEKSKAVITGDITQIDLADRRQSGLVKVQKILKGIPGIEFIYLTEKDVIRHQLVQSIIKAYEKHEDGRHKE, from the coding sequence ATGAATCTGGAAACGGAAGAAAGACGATCACGGACACTGGCAGTCGAGGGAATCGACCAGCGGCTTCTGTTCGGGCAGAACGATCTGTTTCTGCGTTTGATTGAAGCGCGCTTTGCCAGCAAGATCATCGCCCGCGGCGACCGCATCACGGTGGAAGGGACGCCGCAGGATGTGGAGCAGGTTGTACGCCTGCTGGGGGATTTGATTACCCGGATAAAGGCGGGGGATTTTATCACTGAGCAGTATATCAACTACGCCATCTCGATGGTAAAGGAGAACGGCCAGGGGCCGGCCAACGATATCTCCACCGAAGCGCTTTTGACCAGCGCACTCAAGAAGGTCATCAAACCAAAGACAATCGGCCAGACACGGTATGTGGAGGCGGTGGACAGACATGACATCGTGTTTTCCATTGGACCGGCCGGTACCGGCAAGACTTATTTAGCAGTGGCGATGGCGGTGGCCGAGCTGAAAACAAAACGGGTGAATCGGATCGTGTTTTGCCGACCGGCAGTGGAGGCGGGGGAGTCACTCGGCTTTCTGCCGGGGGATATTCGTGCAAAAGTTGACCCGTATCTTCGGCCGGTTTACGATGCGCTTTACGACATGATGCAGCCGGACAAAATCGCCAAGCTGTTGGAGATGGGAGTGATCGAGATTGCGCCGCTGGCATTCATGCGGGGACGGACGCTCAACGAGGCATTCGTGGTACTCGATGAGGCCCAGAATACGACCAATGCGCAGATGAAGATGTTTCTCACGCGGATAGGCGAGAAGTCCAAGGCGGTGATAACCGGCGATATTACGCAGATAGACCTGGCGGACCGCCGCCAGTCCGGGCTGGTGAAAGTGCAGAAGATTCTGAAAGGAATACCGGGAATCGAGTTCATCTATCTGACGGAAAAGGATGTTATCCGTCACCAGCTCGTTCAGAGCATCATCAAGGCGTACGAGAAGCACGAAGACGGCCGACACAAAGAGTAG